Genomic window (Gemmatimonas sp.):
CGTTCGACTCGAGTAGCATTCGCCACACGGTGCTCCTCATTGGCGACGCGGGCGCAGTGCGTCGTGACGATGCGGTACTCATCGCCTTGCGGCGCATGGCCGACGAGGCGCCGCCCACGACACTCGTCGTTTTCCTTGGCGACAACCTCTACGAGGCCGGGCTTCCATCGGGCGATGGTCCCGACATCGAACAACGCAGGGACGTGTTACGCGCCCAGCTCTGGGCAGCGGGATCAGCACGCGCCTTGTTCGTCGCCGGCAATCACGACTGGAACGAGTATCGGAACGTCAGGAACGCCTGGAGCGAGGGCAGAGAGGCGGTGGTTCGTCAGGCAGCATTCATTGCCCGCCAAAGCGCTGGACGCGCGTTGTTCCTCCCCGCGGCCGGCTGCGCGGGCCCCGCCGAGTTTCCATTCGGGACTGCACGCGACGCGCTCCGCGTGATCGCCATCGACAGCCAATGGTGGCTGACGGCGCTCGAGCTGCCGCCGCCGAGCGCCGATGGTGCTGTACGTGATTCCGGGTGCACGGCGAATACGACAGCAGAGGCATCGCGCGAGCTGGAGCGCATGATCGCCGCGGCGCCGGAGCGTCCCACCATCGTCGTGGCGCATCATCCACTCGCATCGAA
Coding sequences:
- a CDS encoding metallophosphoesterase; translated protein: MTRSVRRFRAVVVLPAAFLVTLFGELLASCSSGPTPNARRMRPGPAATFDSSSIRHTVLLIGDAGAVRRDDAVLIALRRMADEAPPTTLVVFLGDNLYEAGLPSGDGPDIEQRRDVLRAQLWAAGSARALFVAGNHDWNEYRNVRNAWSEGREAVVRQAAFIARQSAGRALFLPAAGCAGPAEFPFGTARDALRVIAIDSQWWLTALELPPPSADGAVRDSGCTANTTAEASRELERMIAAAPERPTIVVAHHPLASNGNHGHPILGWPFNAQDIPNRRNARFRTALASALDSNRVVLYASGHDHDLELFSGPGARFTLVSGAGSEAKVGRFKGRRGSPLARETGPGFARIDVLHGGRIALRLVSIRDGRAQMRACVWIAPEELGGQSCDLRP